In a genomic window of Saccharothrix sp. HUAS TT1:
- the paaD gene encoding 1,2-phenylacetyl-CoA epoxidase subunit PaaD produces MTGTPTAAEVAARVRDPELPVLTLADLGVLREVTESDGRVSVTITPTYSGCPALDEMAADLRRTLLAAGYAEVDVRLSLSPAWTTDWISEDGLRKLREAGIAPPSRVGPRAVGPVPLNLTPPSRRVACPRCGSLRTSELSRFGSTACKALRRCADCAEPFEHVKEI; encoded by the coding sequence GTGACCGGGACGCCCACCGCGGCCGAGGTCGCGGCCCGGGTCCGGGACCCGGAGCTGCCGGTGCTGACGCTGGCCGACCTCGGCGTGCTGCGCGAGGTGACCGAGTCCGACGGACGGGTGTCGGTCACGATCACCCCCACCTACTCGGGCTGCCCGGCGCTCGACGAGATGGCCGCCGACCTGCGGCGGACGCTGCTCGCGGCCGGGTACGCGGAGGTGGACGTGCGGCTGTCGCTGTCGCCCGCGTGGACCACGGACTGGATCAGCGAGGACGGGCTGCGCAAGCTGCGGGAGGCGGGCATCGCGCCGCCGTCCCGGGTCGGCCCGCGCGCGGTCGGCCCGGTGCCGCTGAACCTGACCCCGCCGTCGCGGCGGGTGGCGTGCCCGCGCTGCGGGTCGCTGCGGACCTCGGAGCTGTCGCGGTTCGGGTCGACCGCGTGCAAGGCGCTGCGCCGGTGCGCGGACTGCGCCGAGCCGTTCGAGCACGTGAAGGAGATCTGA
- a CDS encoding inositol monophosphatase: MTVLSSRPAQPVDPGLVSIALEVAGRLANDASDVIMATAGRGARPDDDASPFDWVTDTDRTLERHTRRVLAAEFPDIPVFCEDSDADVTGDVAFRWVVDPVDGTANYVAGVPWCAYSLALIDRWGPVVGVVADPYRAQIYAAARGRGMRANGTPVRLGGQAASSIVCTEMTRTGPWPGMGGFISRAAVAGTGVRVLGSKALAVAQVALGHAAAAVLDSYHEWDVAGAVALAVESGAAVLDRRGDDDPLPVDGLLVALPEVAEEVLGWWQSSTTR; encoded by the coding sequence ATGACCGTCTTGTCGTCCCGGCCCGCCCAGCCCGTCGATCCCGGCCTGGTGTCGATCGCGCTGGAGGTGGCGGGCCGACTCGCCAACGACGCGTCCGACGTGATCATGGCCACCGCCGGGCGCGGCGCCCGACCGGACGACGACGCGTCGCCGTTCGACTGGGTGACCGACACGGACCGCACGCTGGAGCGGCACACGCGGCGGGTGCTGGCGGCCGAGTTCCCGGACATCCCGGTGTTCTGCGAGGACAGCGACGCCGACGTGACGGGCGACGTGGCGTTCCGGTGGGTGGTGGACCCGGTGGACGGGACGGCGAACTACGTGGCCGGCGTGCCGTGGTGCGCGTACAGCCTCGCGCTGATCGACCGGTGGGGGCCGGTCGTGGGCGTGGTCGCGGACCCGTACCGGGCCCAGATCTACGCGGCCGCGCGGGGGCGCGGGATGCGGGCGAACGGGACGCCCGTGCGGCTGGGGGGTCAGGCGGCGAGTTCGATCGTGTGCACGGAGATGACGCGGACGGGCCCGTGGCCGGGGATGGGCGGCTTCATCTCCCGCGCCGCAGTGGCCGGGACGGGAGTGCGGGTGCTGGGGTCCAAGGCCCTGGCCGTGGCCCAGGTCGCTCTGGGCCACGCCGCCGCCGCCGTGCTGGACAGCTACCACGAGTGGGACGTGGCCGGCGCGGTCGCCCTGGCCGTCGAATCGGGCGCCGCCGTGCTGGACCGCCGCGGCGACGACGACCCGCTGCCGGTGGACGGCCTGCTCGTCGCCCTGCCGGAGGTGGCGGAGGAGGTCCTGGGCTGGTGGCAGTCGTCAACCACCCGTTAG
- the paaE gene encoding 1,2-phenylacetyl-CoA epoxidase subunit PaaE: MARPVFHKLTVASVEQLCADAVAVTFDVPPALAAEFAFAPGQYLTLRNGDERRSYSICAPAGGPLRIGVRRVDGGLFSTLLVDRLQRGDVLEVLPPLGGFTPSGGAHHGLVVAGSGITPALSIAASVLAGGARVTMLYGNRRADTVMFAEELADLKDRYPARFQLVHVLSREPRDVELFTGRLDAAKLRALFSTVVPWADVEAWWLCGPYGMVRDAQDVLTSLGVPASSVHHELFYVDEPPPPPRRAESSVAAAVATVILDGRTTEVPLPADVPVLDAAQRVRADLPFACKGGVCGTCRALVVSGEVEMRRNYALEPREVEAGFVLTCQSVAVTAAITVDYDA, from the coding sequence ATGGCGCGGCCGGTGTTCCACAAGCTGACCGTCGCGTCGGTCGAGCAGCTGTGCGCGGACGCGGTCGCGGTGACGTTCGACGTGCCGCCCGCGCTGGCCGCCGAGTTCGCGTTCGCGCCGGGGCAGTACCTGACCCTGCGCAACGGCGACGAGCGGCGGTCGTACTCGATCTGCGCCCCCGCCGGCGGTCCGCTGCGGATCGGCGTGCGGCGGGTGGACGGCGGGCTGTTCTCCACCCTGCTGGTCGACCGCCTGCAGCGCGGCGACGTGCTGGAGGTGCTGCCACCGCTGGGCGGCTTCACCCCGTCCGGCGGCGCGCACCACGGGCTGGTGGTCGCCGGGTCCGGGATCACGCCCGCGCTGTCGATCGCCGCGTCCGTGCTGGCCGGCGGCGCGCGGGTGACCATGCTGTACGGGAACCGGCGGGCCGACACGGTGATGTTCGCCGAGGAGCTGGCGGACCTCAAGGACCGGTACCCGGCCCGGTTCCAGCTGGTGCACGTGCTGTCGCGGGAGCCGCGCGACGTCGAGCTGTTCACCGGGCGGTTGGACGCGGCGAAGCTGCGGGCGTTGTTCTCGACCGTGGTGCCGTGGGCCGACGTCGAGGCTTGGTGGCTGTGCGGGCCCTACGGGATGGTGCGGGACGCGCAGGACGTACTGACGTCCCTGGGCGTGCCGGCGTCGTCCGTGCACCACGAGCTGTTCTACGTGGACGAACCGCCGCCACCGCCGCGCCGCGCCGAGTCGTCGGTGGCCGCCGCCGTGGCGACCGTGATCCTGGACGGCCGCACCACCGAGGTGCCGCTGCCCGCCGACGTGCCGGTGCTCGACGCGGCCCAGCGGGTGCGCGCCGACCTGCCGTTCGCGTGCAAGGGCGGCGTGTGCGGGACGTGCCGGGCGCTGGTCGTGTCCGGTGAGGTGGAGATGCGCCGGAACTACGCCCTGGAGCCGCGCGAGGTGGAGGCCGGGTTCGTGCTGACGTGCCAGTCGGTGGCGGTGACTGCGGCGATCACCGTGGATTACGACGCCTGA
- a CDS encoding NADH-quinone oxidoreductase subunit D translates to MTERLSDVTTGTDTSAEGRDSDSYEANRETSNPDAYAGSRETTEGTVYTVTGGDWDEVLAEASGDERIVMNLGPQHPSTHGVLRLVLELEGETVTQARSVIGYLHTGIEKNVEYRNWTQGVTFVTRMDYLAPLHNEAAYCMAVEKLLGATVPQRAQTIRVLLMELNRISSHLVALATGGMELGALTGMTAGFREREEVLHLLEFLTGLRMNHAFIRPGGLAQDLPEGAEQRIRDFIKVMDSRLPDYDKLLSGQPIWRNRLAGVGYLPVDACLALGITGPILRSAGLPWDLRKIEPYSGYENYEFDVPTSNAADSYARYLLRVEEIHQSLRIIRQAVDNLAPGPVMVEDAKIAWPAQLTIGADGMGNSLEHVRKIMGQSMESLIHHFKLVTEGFAVPAGQVYVPIESPRGELGYHVVSDGGTRPMRVHVREPSFVNLQSMPAMCEGGMVADVIASVASIDPVMGGCDR, encoded by the coding sequence ATGACCGAGCGACTTTCCGACGTGACCACCGGCACCGACACCAGTGCCGAGGGCCGCGACAGCGACTCCTACGAGGCCAACCGCGAGACGTCGAACCCCGACGCGTACGCGGGCTCGCGCGAGACGACCGAGGGCACCGTCTACACGGTGACCGGCGGCGACTGGGACGAGGTCCTGGCCGAAGCCTCGGGCGACGAGCGCATCGTCATGAACCTGGGTCCGCAGCACCCCTCCACGCACGGCGTGCTGCGCCTGGTGCTGGAGCTGGAGGGCGAGACCGTCACCCAGGCCCGCAGCGTCATCGGCTACCTGCACACCGGCATCGAGAAGAACGTCGAGTACCGCAACTGGACCCAGGGCGTCACGTTCGTGACGCGGATGGACTACCTGGCGCCGCTGCACAACGAGGCCGCGTACTGCATGGCGGTCGAGAAGCTGCTCGGCGCCACCGTGCCGCAGCGGGCGCAGACGATCCGGGTGCTGCTCATGGAGCTGAACCGGATCAGCTCGCACCTGGTGGCGCTGGCCACCGGCGGCATGGAGCTGGGCGCGCTGACCGGCATGACCGCGGGCTTCCGCGAGCGCGAAGAGGTCCTGCACCTGCTGGAGTTCCTGACCGGCCTGCGGATGAACCACGCGTTCATCCGGCCCGGCGGCCTGGCCCAGGACCTGCCCGAGGGCGCGGAGCAGCGGATCAGGGACTTCATCAAGGTGATGGACTCCCGGCTGCCCGACTACGACAAGCTGCTGTCCGGCCAGCCGATCTGGCGCAACCGGCTCGCGGGCGTCGGCTACCTGCCGGTGGACGCGTGCCTCGCGCTCGGCATCACCGGCCCGATCCTGCGCTCCGCGGGCCTGCCGTGGGACCTGCGCAAGATCGAGCCCTACAGCGGTTACGAGAACTACGAGTTCGACGTGCCGACGTCGAACGCCGCCGACTCGTACGCCCGCTACCTGCTGCGGGTGGAGGAAATCCACCAGTCGCTGCGGATCATCCGGCAGGCCGTGGACAACCTGGCGCCGGGCCCGGTCATGGTGGAGGACGCCAAGATCGCCTGGCCCGCCCAGCTGACCATCGGCGCGGACGGCATGGGCAACTCGCTGGAGCACGTCCGCAAGATCATGGGCCAGTCGATGGAGTCCCTGATCCACCACTTCAAGCTGGTGACCGAGGGCTTCGCGGTGCCCGCGGGCCAGGTGTACGTGCCGATCGAGTCGCCGCGCGGCGAGCTGGGCTACCACGTCGTCTCCGACGGCGGCACCCGGCCGATGCGCGTGCACGTGCGCGAACCCAGCTTCGTGAACCTCCAGTCGATGCCCGCGATGTGCGAGGGCGGCATGGTCGCCGACGTCATCGCGTCGGTGGCCTCTATCGACCCGGTGATGGGTGGTTGTGACCGATGA
- a CDS encoding glycosyltransferase, whose product MRIVQLANFYGPRSGGLRTALDHLGSGYAARGHQVVLVVPGAARADEELSPGVRRITLPAPRIPGTGGYRAVDPWRVRALLDELSPDRLEVSDRLTLRGMGRWAAARGVPSVVISHERLDRLLEQFLLPAASARRGADWANARMAASYDTVVCTTAFAREEFDRIGARNVVRVPLGVDLRTFSPSRHDRSLRADLARGADALLVHCGRLSPEKHVERSVDTAAELRAAGHDVRLVVVGDGPRREALERRAAGLPVTFLGHVGRRADVATLLATADVALAPGPHETFGLAALESLASGTPVVVSASSALREIVRPACGAAVPDHAPAFATAVHALLDHPEPTRRSAARARAEEYPWHTAVTGMLTAHHAT is encoded by the coding sequence ATGAGGATCGTCCAGCTGGCCAACTTCTACGGCCCGCGCTCCGGTGGCCTGCGCACGGCGCTGGACCACCTGGGCAGCGGTTATGCAGCGCGTGGCCACCAGGTCGTGCTGGTCGTGCCGGGCGCGGCGCGTGCCGACGAGGAGCTGTCGCCGGGCGTGCGGCGGATCACGCTGCCCGCGCCGCGCATCCCCGGCACCGGCGGGTACCGGGCGGTGGACCCGTGGCGGGTGCGGGCGCTGCTGGACGAGCTGTCGCCCGACCGGCTGGAGGTGTCGGACCGGCTCACGCTGCGCGGCATGGGCCGGTGGGCGGCGGCTCGCGGCGTGCCGAGCGTGGTGATCTCGCACGAGCGGCTGGACCGGCTGCTGGAGCAGTTCCTGCTGCCGGCGGCGTCGGCGCGGCGGGGTGCGGACTGGGCGAACGCCCGGATGGCGGCCTCGTACGACACGGTGGTGTGCACGACCGCGTTCGCGCGGGAGGAGTTCGACCGGATCGGGGCGCGCAACGTCGTGCGCGTGCCGCTCGGGGTCGACCTGCGCACGTTCAGCCCCTCCCGGCACGACCGGTCGCTGCGGGCGGACCTGGCGCGGGGCGCCGACGCGCTGCTCGTGCACTGCGGGCGGTTGTCGCCGGAGAAGCACGTCGAGCGCAGCGTGGACACGGCGGCCGAGCTGCGCGCCGCCGGGCACGACGTGCGGCTGGTGGTCGTCGGCGACGGGCCGCGTCGCGAGGCCCTGGAGCGGCGCGCGGCGGGCCTGCCGGTGACGTTCCTCGGTCACGTCGGGCGGCGCGCCGACGTCGCCACCCTCCTGGCCACCGCCGACGTGGCCCTGGCCCCCGGCCCGCACGAGACGTTCGGCCTGGCGGCGCTGGAGTCGCTGGCCTCCGGCACCCCCGTGGTCGTCTCCGCGTCGTCCGCCCTCCGCGAGATCGTCCGCCCGGCGTGCGGCGCCGCCGTGCCCGACCACGCCCCGGCGTTCGCCACCGCCGTCCACGCCCTCCTGGACCACCCCGAACCGACCCGCCGCTCAGCCGCCCGCGCCCGGGCCGAGGAGTACCCCTGGCACACCGCCGTGACCGGCATGCTGACCGCCCACCACGCCACCTGA
- a CDS encoding NADH-quinone oxidoreductase subunit B family protein yields the protein MGLEEKLPNGILLASVEKLVNWTRKSSLWPATFGLACCAIEMMTTGGPRYDLARFGMEVFRASPRQADLMIVAGRVTNKMAPVLRQIYDQMPEPRWVLAMGVCASSGGMFNNYAVVQGVDHVVPVDMYLPGCPPRPEMLIDAILKIHAKIMDEPLGPNRAALLAEQGRTTDLIPSSERFAKK from the coding sequence GTGGGTCTCGAAGAGAAGCTCCCGAACGGCATCCTGCTCGCCAGCGTGGAGAAGCTGGTCAACTGGACCCGCAAGTCCTCGCTGTGGCCCGCCACCTTCGGCCTGGCCTGCTGCGCGATCGAGATGATGACCACCGGCGGCCCGCGCTACGACCTCGCGCGGTTCGGCATGGAGGTCTTCCGCGCCTCGCCGCGCCAGGCCGACCTGATGATCGTCGCGGGCCGGGTGACCAACAAGATGGCGCCGGTGCTGCGGCAGATCTACGACCAGATGCCCGAGCCGCGCTGGGTGCTGGCCATGGGCGTCTGCGCCTCCAGCGGCGGGATGTTCAACAACTACGCGGTCGTGCAGGGCGTGGACCACGTCGTGCCGGTCGACATGTACCTGCCCGGCTGCCCGCCGCGGCCGGAGATGCTGATCGACGCGATCCTCAAGATCCACGCGAAGATCATGGACGAACCGCTCGGGCCGAACCGGGCCGCGCTGCTGGCCGAGCAGGGCCGCACGACGGACCTGATCCCGTCCTCCGAGCGCTTTGCGAAGAAGTGA
- a CDS encoding glycosyltransferase family 4 protein, producing MRVAIVTESFLPQVNGVTNSVLRVLEHLRARGHQALVVAPGAGADHHLGTPVVRVPAVDLPKFSSLPVGVPTRRVLTALADFRPDVVHLASPFVMGARGLSAARRLGVPTVAVYQTDVAGFAGHYGLGLTARAAWRWTRRLHAQADRTLAPSTWAVAALEDHGVPRVHRWGRGVDVELFHPGRRDDALRAELAPGGELLVGYVGRLSPEKRVDRLAALADLPGVRLVVVGGGPEEERLRRDLPGAAFLGFRSGVELAAAYASLDVFVHTGPHETFCQAVQEALASGVPVVVPDAGGPRDLVLPGTGYLFDDDAQLRRAVVALADPLRRRRFGREARRRVRGRTWSAVCDELLGHYAAVLDVPERRAA from the coding sequence GTGCGCGTAGCGATCGTCACCGAAAGCTTCCTGCCCCAGGTCAACGGGGTGACCAACTCGGTTCTGCGAGTCCTGGAGCACCTGCGGGCGCGCGGTCACCAGGCGCTGGTCGTGGCGCCGGGCGCGGGTGCGGACCACCACCTCGGCACGCCGGTCGTCCGCGTGCCGGCGGTGGACCTGCCGAAGTTCAGCTCGCTGCCCGTCGGGGTGCCCACCCGCCGGGTGCTGACCGCGCTGGCCGACTTCCGGCCGGACGTCGTCCACCTGGCCAGCCCGTTCGTGATGGGCGCGCGCGGCCTGTCCGCCGCCCGCAGGCTGGGCGTCCCGACGGTCGCCGTCTACCAGACCGACGTCGCCGGGTTCGCCGGTCACTACGGGCTCGGCCTGACCGCCCGCGCCGCCTGGCGGTGGACGCGGCGGCTGCACGCCCAGGCCGACCGCACGCTCGCGCCGTCGACGTGGGCCGTGGCGGCGCTGGAGGACCACGGCGTGCCGCGCGTGCACCGGTGGGGGCGTGGCGTGGACGTCGAGCTGTTCCACCCCGGACGGCGGGACGACGCGCTGCGCGCCGAGCTGGCGCCCGGCGGCGAGCTGCTGGTCGGGTACGTCGGCAGGCTGTCGCCGGAGAAGCGGGTCGACCGGCTCGCCGCGCTCGCCGACCTGCCCGGCGTGCGGCTGGTCGTGGTCGGCGGGGGTCCGGAGGAGGAGCGGCTGCGCCGGGACCTGCCCGGCGCCGCGTTCCTCGGGTTCAGGAGCGGCGTGGAGCTGGCCGCCGCCTACGCGAGCCTGGACGTGTTCGTGCACACCGGTCCGCACGAGACGTTCTGCCAGGCCGTGCAGGAGGCGTTGGCCAGCGGTGTGCCGGTGGTCGTGCCGGACGCGGGCGGGCCGCGCGACCTGGTGCTGCCCGGCACCGGGTACCTGTTCGACGACGACGCGCAGCTCAGGCGGGCCGTGGTGGCGTTGGCCGACCCGCTGCGCCGGCGCCGGTTCGGCCGGGAGGCGCGGCGCCGGGTGCGGGGGCGCACGTGGTCGGCCGTGTGCGACGAACTGCTCGGCCACTACGCGGCGGTGCTGGACGTGCCGGAGCGGCGTGCCGCATGA
- a CDS encoding geranylgeranyl reductase family protein, which yields MTTPSRRKAGEDAEVIVVGAGPAGSTAATYLARAGLDVVLLEKSTFPREKVCGDGLTPRGVKQLIDLGVDTREEAGWLHNRGLRVVGGGVTLELDWPELATFPPYGLVRPRQDFDEMLANTAVAAGARMHQQTTVTGALVEHGRVVGVQAKQGPGKEPVTYRAPLVLACDGVSARLALSVGIQKDDAKPMGVAVRRYYASPRTKDDYLESHLELWDRANDVLLPGYGWIFGMGDGTVNVGLGILSTSKAYGTTDYRALLKSWLDGTPEEWGFREENATGKIGGAALPMGLNRKPHYRDGLLLVGDAGGMVNPFNGEGIGYAMESARIAAESAVQALARQGASRERALHGYPVRIEQALGSYYRLGNVFSKLIGNPTIMRTATKYGLPRKTLMKLVLKLLAGLYDPKDGDSFDRIITAATKLAPTA from the coding sequence ATGACGACTCCCAGCCGCCGCAAGGCAGGCGAGGACGCCGAGGTGATCGTGGTCGGCGCGGGGCCCGCGGGCTCCACCGCGGCCACCTACCTGGCACGCGCGGGCCTGGACGTGGTGCTGCTGGAGAAGAGCACCTTCCCCCGCGAGAAGGTGTGCGGTGACGGCCTGACCCCGCGCGGTGTGAAGCAGCTCATCGACCTGGGCGTCGACACCCGCGAGGAGGCCGGCTGGCTGCACAACCGCGGCCTGCGCGTGGTCGGCGGCGGTGTCACGCTGGAGCTGGACTGGCCCGAGCTGGCCACGTTCCCGCCCTACGGCCTGGTGCGCCCGCGGCAGGACTTCGACGAGATGCTGGCGAACACGGCCGTCGCGGCGGGCGCCCGGATGCACCAGCAGACCACCGTCACGGGCGCGCTCGTGGAGCACGGCCGCGTGGTCGGCGTGCAGGCCAAGCAGGGGCCGGGCAAGGAGCCGGTGACCTACCGCGCCCCCCTCGTCCTCGCCTGCGACGGCGTCAGCGCCCGCCTCGCCCTCAGCGTCGGCATCCAGAAGGACGACGCCAAGCCGATGGGCGTCGCGGTCCGCCGCTACTACGCCAGCCCCCGCACCAAGGACGACTACCTGGAGTCGCACCTGGAGCTGTGGGACCGCGCCAACGACGTGCTGCTGCCCGGCTACGGCTGGATCTTCGGCATGGGCGACGGAACTGTGAACGTCGGTCTCGGCATCCTCAGCACCTCGAAGGCCTACGGCACCACGGACTACCGCGCGCTGCTCAAGAGCTGGCTCGACGGCACCCCGGAGGAGTGGGGTTTCCGCGAGGAGAACGCCACCGGCAAGATCGGCGGCGCGGCGCTGCCGATGGGCCTGAACCGCAAGCCGCACTACCGGGACGGACTGCTGCTGGTCGGCGACGCGGGCGGCATGGTCAACCCGTTCAACGGCGAGGGCATCGGCTACGCCATGGAGTCGGCGCGGATCGCCGCCGAGAGCGCGGTGCAGGCCCTGGCCCGCCAGGGCGCGAGCCGGGAGCGGGCGCTGCACGGCTACCCGGTGCGCATCGAGCAGGCGCTGGGCAGCTACTACCGGCTCGGCAACGTGTTCAGCAAGCTCATCGGCAACCCGACGATCATGCGCACCGCGACCAAGTACGGCCTGCCGCGCAAGACGCTGATGAAGCTGGTGCTGAAGCTGCTGGCGGGCCTGTACGACCCCAAGGACGGCGACTCGTTCGACCGCATCATCACCGCCGCCACAAAGCTCGCCCCAACGGCCTAA
- a CDS encoding NADH-quinone oxidoreductase subunit C: MSEAEHEEYLARGGLVAGRARQGMFGISGSGDTSGFGGLRLPAHVAAPSERPYGGWFDEVADELLAAIRERGLPADTVQQITVDRGEITFFLRRENLVEVARVLRDDPALRFELCSSVSGVDYGIDAPQRLHSVYHLTSMTYRRRIRLEVAVDVDDAHVPSVVSVYPTADWQEREAWDMFGIVYDGHPGLTRILMPDDWDGHPQRKDYPLGGIPVEYKGAEIPPPDQRRSYS; encoded by the coding sequence ATGAGCGAGGCCGAGCACGAGGAGTACCTGGCGCGCGGCGGCCTGGTGGCGGGCAGGGCCCGGCAGGGCATGTTCGGCATCTCCGGCTCCGGCGACACCTCCGGCTTCGGCGGCCTGCGGCTGCCCGCCCACGTCGCCGCGCCGTCCGAGCGGCCCTACGGCGGCTGGTTCGACGAGGTCGCCGACGAGCTGCTGGCCGCGATCCGGGAGCGGGGCCTGCCCGCCGACACGGTCCAGCAGATCACCGTCGACCGCGGCGAGATCACCTTCTTCCTGCGCCGGGAGAACCTGGTCGAGGTGGCCCGCGTGCTGCGCGACGACCCGGCGCTGCGCTTCGAGCTGTGCAGCTCGGTGTCCGGTGTGGACTACGGCATCGACGCGCCGCAGCGGCTGCACTCGGTGTACCACCTGACGTCGATGACCTACCGCCGGCGCATCCGGCTGGAGGTCGCGGTCGACGTGGACGACGCGCACGTCCCCAGCGTGGTCTCGGTCTACCCGACCGCGGACTGGCAGGAGCGCGAGGCCTGGGACATGTTCGGCATCGTCTACGACGGCCACCCGGGGCTCACCCGGATCCTCATGCCGGACGACTGGGACGGCCACCCGCAGCGCAAGGACTACCCGCTCGGCGGCATCCCGGTGGAGTACAAGGGCGCGGAGATCCCCCCGCCAGACCAGAGGCGGTCCTACTCATGA
- a CDS encoding demethylmenaquinone methyltransferase, producing the protein MSRAGLDKNPREVAEMFDGVAKGYDRTNSVMTLGFDRRWREWSRRVLDAKPGEKVLDLAAGTAVSTVEYAASGAWCVAADFSLGMLLGGAHRPVPKVAADALRLPFADNSFDAVTVSFGLRNFNDTEAALREMARVVRPGGRLVVCEVSTPTFRPFRFVYMRYLLRVLPVIARFVSSNPVAYQYLAESMRTWPDQRALGEIVARAGWDDVAWMNLTGGMVALHRGTKPA; encoded by the coding sequence ATGTCGCGTGCAGGTCTGGACAAGAACCCCCGCGAGGTCGCCGAGATGTTCGACGGCGTGGCCAAGGGCTACGACCGCACGAACTCCGTCATGACGCTCGGGTTCGACCGGCGCTGGCGGGAGTGGAGCAGGCGGGTGCTGGACGCCAAGCCCGGCGAGAAGGTGCTCGACCTCGCCGCCGGCACGGCGGTGTCCACGGTGGAGTACGCGGCCTCCGGCGCGTGGTGCGTGGCGGCCGACTTCTCGCTGGGCATGCTGCTGGGCGGCGCGCACCGGCCGGTGCCCAAGGTCGCCGCCGACGCCCTGCGCCTGCCGTTCGCCGACAACTCCTTCGACGCGGTCACCGTCTCGTTCGGCCTGCGCAACTTCAACGACACCGAGGCCGCCCTGCGCGAGATGGCCCGGGTGGTGCGCCCCGGCGGCCGGCTCGTGGTGTGCGAGGTCTCCACGCCGACGTTCCGCCCGTTCCGCTTCGTCTACATGCGCTACCTGCTGCGCGTCCTGCCGGTGATCGCGCGGTTCGTGTCGTCCAACCCGGTCGCCTACCAGTACCTCGCCGAGTCCATGCGCACGTGGCCCGACCAGCGCGCGCTCGGCGAGATCGTGGCCCGCGCCGGCTGGGACGACGTCGCCTGGATGAACCTCACCGGCGGCATGGTCGCGCTGCACCGGGGCACCAAGCCCGCGTAG
- a CDS encoding NADH-quinone oxidoreductase subunit A produces MLDPYLPLVLMFALAAAFALFSVTAAPYIGPRRYNRAKLDAYECGIEPSPQPVVGGGRMPVAYYLTAMLFILFDIEMVFLYPFAVSADRLGLFGLVEIALFVATVGFAYAYVWRRGGLDWN; encoded by the coding sequence GTGCTGGACCCTTACCTCCCCCTCGTATTGATGTTCGCCCTCGCCGCGGCCTTCGCGCTGTTCTCGGTGACGGCCGCGCCGTACATCGGACCCCGCCGCTACAACCGCGCGAAGCTCGACGCCTACGAGTGCGGCATCGAGCCGTCGCCGCAACCGGTGGTGGGCGGTGGCCGCATGCCGGTCGCCTACTACCTCACGGCGATGCTGTTCATCCTGTTCGACATCGAAATGGTGTTCCTCTACCCCTTCGCGGTCTCCGCGGACCGGCTCGGCCTGTTCGGCCTGGTGGAGATCGCACTGTTCGTCGCGACGGTCGGCTTCGCGTACGCCTACGTGTGGCGTCGCGGCGGCCTCGACTGGAACTGA
- the nuoE gene encoding NADH-quinone oxidoreductase subunit NuoE yields MSTSEEVYAASPLDPVQTQRLVTETPADTSVFDQSTADRARAIIARYPVARSALLPMLHLVQSVEGHVSQAGIAFCADQLDLTNAEVSAVATFYTMYKRRPCGEHLVSVCTNTLCAALGGDAIYTELKEHLGVGHEETSGEPGAPGSITLEHAECLAACDLGPVLQVNYEYFDNQTPDGALELVKSLQAGEKPHPTRGAPLTDFRQAELQLAGFFEGRDADLDGPSAAPETVRGARIAAERGWTAPAMPDNAEFPPLPEKK; encoded by the coding sequence ATGAGCACTTCCGAAGAGGTCTACGCGGCCTCGCCGCTGGACCCCGTCCAGACGCAGCGCCTGGTGACCGAGACCCCGGCCGACACGAGCGTGTTCGACCAGTCGACGGCGGACCGGGCGCGGGCGATCATCGCGCGCTACCCGGTGGCGCGCTCGGCGCTGCTGCCGATGCTGCACCTCGTGCAGTCGGTCGAGGGCCACGTCAGCCAGGCGGGCATCGCGTTCTGCGCCGACCAGCTCGACCTCACCAACGCCGAGGTCAGCGCGGTCGCGACGTTCTACACCATGTACAAGCGCCGCCCGTGCGGCGAGCACCTGGTGAGCGTCTGCACGAACACGCTGTGCGCGGCGCTCGGCGGTGACGCCATCTACACCGAGCTCAAGGAGCACCTGGGCGTCGGCCACGAGGAGACCTCGGGCGAGCCGGGCGCGCCGGGCTCGATCACGCTGGAGCACGCCGAGTGCCTGGCGGCCTGCGACCTCGGCCCGGTGCTGCAGGTGAACTACGAGTACTTCGACAACCAGACGCCCGACGGCGCGCTGGAGCTGGTGAAGTCGTTGCAGGCGGGGGAGAAGCCGCACCCGACGCGCGGCGCGCCGCTGACCGACTTCCGCCAGGCCGAGTTGCAGCTGGCCGGGTTCTTCGAGGGCCGCGACGCGGACCTGGACGGCCCGTCGGCCGCGCCGGAGACCGTGCGCGGGGCCAGGATCGCCGCGGAACGCGGGTGGACCGCGCCGGCCATGCCGGACAACGCGGAGTTCCCGCCGCTGCCGGAGAAGAAGTAG